A single region of the Raphanus sativus cultivar WK10039 chromosome 1, ASM80110v3, whole genome shotgun sequence genome encodes:
- the LOC108854479 gene encoding uncharacterized protein LOC108854479 gives MEMEFILGLPPQTAYDVLTNEDNESYSRDKNRRRLLTAVSRIVTPERDEGPGHRPIVKVEKELAWKFLFLSGTLPIRLIVLEDPKKLHVFYLKDAKGIRTMETFRGSYTVEPLYVDAERLCKRTKPKSTEEYRKCSGGKGRIGSKVKVDQTFRPASPWDLPLLSSYMRRFTIETTKKVAEDLQIRATNIRGIPEYKGEH, from the exons ATGGAAATGGAATTTATATTAGGATTGCCACCTCAAACAGCTTACGACGTTTTAACTAATGAAGACAATGAATCATACTCCAGAGATAAGAACCGCCGCCGACTTCTG ACAGCCGTATCAAGAATAGTTACACCAGAGAGGGATGAAGGTCCAGGGCATAGGCCGATCGTGAAGGTTGAGAAAGAGTTGGCATGGAAATTCCTTTTCTTGTCAGGAACTCTCCCAATACGTCTAATTGTCCTCGAAGATCCAAAAAAACTCCAT GTATTCTACTTGAAAGATGCAAAAGGAATAAGGACCATGGAAACGTTCAGGGGTAGCTATACAGTGGAGCCATTATATGTTGATGCAGAACGTTTGTGCAAGCGCACGAAGCCAAAGAGTACAGAAGAATACAGAAAATGTAGTGGAGGAAAAGGACGGATTGGGTCCAAGGTTAAAGTGGACCAGACTTTTAGGCCTGCTTCTCCTTGGGATCTGCCACTGCTGTCGTCGTACATGCGCCGGTTCACTATCGAGACCACTAAGAAAGTGGCTGAAGATCTTCAAATTCGGGCTACCAACATTCGAG GTATTCCGGAGTATAAAGGCGAACATTAG